The nucleotide sequence CCGTTCACCGATAACGGTGACGAGACCTTCCGCATCCTGCCCGGCGACCTCGACGTCTCCCAGCTCCGCTTCAAGCACGGCCATTACGACATCACCGAGGCCCTCAAGGACCCCAACGCCGTTTTCCCCATCGAGCGCCTGCGCGAACTGGCCGCCGAGGGATTCATCAAGGCGGTCTCCAACAAGCACATCGGCTGCAAAGGGTTCTCCACCGACTTGAAGAAGCAGTACGAGGTCATGGCCCCGGGCATCGCCAGCGAGATCGAGCGCTCCCAGGCCGACGCGGTCGTCCTCACCGGCGGTTGACCGGTCTGCCACCGGGTAATCGTTGCGGTGCAACGAGAGATCGAAGCCAGAGGCATCCCCACCGTGCTCATCACGGTCGTTCCCGCGGAATCGCGCGCCATGCGCCCGCCCCGCGCCGTCTACCCCAAAGGCAACACCCTGGGCCGCGTCCTCGGCGCCGCCGGGGAGCGCGACAAGCAGATGCGCGTGCTCACCGAGGCCCTGCGCCAGTTCGAGTTCCAGCACCTCCCGGGCGCCATTATCGAATTCGAACCCTAAGCAGTTGTAGGCCGCTCGCCCTCGAGCGGCCCCGGTTGGCGCCCACACGGGCGCCTTGCGCGCGCAGCGCGCATGGTCTTGGCTTCTGTGAGAGGGAATTGAGCCGCCTAAAACCCCAGCGCGGACGACCGTCAGGAGTCAGTCGTCCGCGCGCTCTTGGCCCTTGCTGTCCGACCGGGATCCAGGGGATGTAGGGCAGGATATGGTTCCTGCCCGGGGCACGGGACCCTTCGGTCGTTTTGTATCGCAGTAAGATACTTAAACCGGGGCGCCCTGTCAAGACTTGCCGGCAAGATTATCGCCCCACGACCGATTCGCCCCCCCCACCCCGCCCTCCCGGGCTTCAGCCTGAGTGGAAGGACCTTGTGTTTCCCCGGCTGTTAGAATGATTTCCGCATGTCACAAGCCACTCAGGCCGAGACCCGTCCCGCCGCCGAAGTCGTCCGCTCGGTCGCCGTCTCCCAGGGGCCGAACGGCGTCTGCTACGCCATGGCGGGCGAGACCGCCCTGGCCGCCCACGACCTGGAGCGCATGGTCGCGGTGGTGCCCCGCGCCATCGCCGCCGCCCTCGACCGCAAGGCCTACTACT is from Terriglobales bacterium and encodes:
- a CDS encoding glycine/sarcosine/betaine reductase selenoprotein B family protein, with translation MSRKCVPYTPVTSKLRELTIALVSSTGVYLEGQPPFTDNGDETFRILPGDLDVSQLRFKHGHYDITEALKDPNAVFPIERLRELAAEGFIKAVSNKHIGCKGFSTDLKKQYEVMAPGIASEIERSQADAVVLTGG